One Ignavibacterium sp. DNA segment encodes these proteins:
- a CDS encoding TonB-dependent receptor, whose amino-acid sequence MKLRVLTLVILIGFTQSIFSQSINFQGKVSDSKTNQPISGAFVFINYNYSTYTNNHGLFTIHDIPSGSYEIKISRLGYKLFSDKVTIESSMKDLGITLEPSLIELDEVIVSTSKTEDYLKNSPYSELLISAKEIESKPLQSFADIVKDQPGVSLLRDGVWGTEISIRGLNRENIVTLIDGSRILTATDIAARLSMVNLNDIDRIEIIKGASSSIYGSGATGGIVNIITKAPSLYNTFSVNGNFAAQFNSVNNLSAFAGSLYSGGTFWASKFSGSYRKANNTRTPLGELKNSQFEDYSFTGSLNVLPVTNQKLSIDYQLFKANNVGIPGASVFPNNADVRYPFEKRELISAGYEIQNISEMFYKLTAKYSYQYIARDVENIPHTVQMVPGSGGTPARRVSVLKITPGADHKSNNILLQGNLLLADWNNLILGLDYWDRKYEGHREKYQKIEALDSAGQVLSTTNKIIGEKPLPNSSYSSFGVFAQDGMNLLKDKLDLNLGVRYDYIGISGEKTFNPEYEIVNGNLNNNPAGQQIIWNDVKSNNSSFSSNLGLKYSLSSLINITLGLAYSFRSPSLEERFQFIDQGSLVRIGNPALKPEEGKNIDLGFRLYGDNLKIITSIYYSYFNNLVSEVRGTFEGRNATFKTNIGEARIYGFDLSSEFNFINDYVFYTAFSYTKGDDVTSGGNLSEIPPLNGTAGIKFNLFDFANADISSTLFAEQGDVAPGELKTPGYVIFNCAFSSVPIDFTTVKVRVFAGIDNLFDKSYRNHLSTTRGNLTIEPGRNIFAKLAVEF is encoded by the coding sequence ATGAAACTCCGAGTCCTAACATTAGTAATATTAATTGGATTTACCCAGTCAATATTTTCTCAGTCAATAAATTTTCAGGGGAAAGTATCTGATTCAAAAACGAATCAACCCATATCAGGTGCTTTTGTTTTTATTAATTATAATTATTCCACATACACAAATAATCATGGATTATTTACAATTCATGATATTCCTTCAGGCAGTTACGAAATAAAAATTTCACGCTTAGGATATAAACTATTTTCAGATAAAGTAACAATAGAATCATCAATGAAAGATTTAGGTATAACACTTGAACCATCATTGATTGAGCTTGATGAAGTAATAGTAAGTACTAGTAAAACTGAGGACTATTTAAAAAACTCACCTTACTCTGAATTGCTTATCAGTGCTAAAGAAATAGAATCAAAACCATTACAATCATTTGCTGATATTGTAAAAGATCAGCCGGGAGTGTCTCTTTTACGCGATGGTGTCTGGGGCACTGAAATCAGTATTAGAGGATTAAACAGAGAAAATATTGTTACTTTGATTGATGGCAGCAGGATATTAACAGCTACAGATATAGCGGCGCGTTTATCAATGGTAAATCTAAATGACATTGACAGAATTGAGATTATTAAAGGAGCATCATCTTCAATTTATGGATCTGGTGCAACAGGAGGAATTGTGAATATAATTACAAAGGCTCCTTCTTTATACAATACATTTTCAGTTAATGGAAATTTTGCTGCACAGTTTAATTCGGTAAATAACTTATCTGCATTTGCAGGTTCATTATACAGCGGTGGAACTTTCTGGGCTTCAAAATTTTCCGGCTCGTACAGAAAAGCAAACAATACCCGTACTCCACTTGGTGAATTAAAAAACAGTCAGTTTGAAGATTATAGTTTTACCGGTTCGCTAAATGTTTTACCGGTAACAAATCAAAAACTTTCAATTGATTATCAATTATTTAAAGCAAATAATGTAGGGATACCAGGTGCATCAGTCTTTCCAAATAATGCAGATGTTCGTTATCCATTTGAAAAAAGAGAATTGATCTCTGCCGGATATGAAATCCAGAATATTTCAGAAATGTTTTATAAGCTGACTGCTAAATACTCTTATCAGTATATCGCAAGAGACGTGGAAAATATTCCACATACTGTGCAGATGGTTCCGGGTTCTGGCGGCACACCGGCAAGAAGAGTCAGTGTTCTTAAGATTACTCCCGGTGCCGATCACAAGAGTAATAATATTCTGCTTCAGGGAAATCTTTTGTTGGCAGATTGGAATAACTTAATTCTTGGGCTGGATTATTGGGATAGAAAATATGAAGGTCATAGAGAAAAATATCAAAAGATAGAAGCACTGGATTCAGCAGGACAAGTTTTAAGTACTACAAATAAAATAATCGGTGAAAAACCGCTTCCAAATTCATCATACAGCAGCTTTGGCGTTTTTGCACAGGATGGAATGAATCTGCTTAAAGATAAATTAGATCTTAATCTTGGTGTCAGATATGATTACATCGGTATTTCTGGTGAAAAGACTTTTAATCCTGAGTATGAAATTGTGAACGGAAACCTGAATAATAATCCAGCCGGACAGCAAATAATCTGGAATGATGTTAAATCAAATAATAGCTCGTTTAGTTCTAACCTTGGATTGAAATATTCGCTGAGTTCATTAATAAATATTACTCTCGGATTAGCTTATTCTTTTCGTTCTCCCTCATTGGAAGAAAGATTTCAATTCATAGATCAGGGCAGTTTGGTTAGAATTGGAAATCCTGCTTTAAAACCCGAAGAAGGAAAAAATATAGATTTAGGATTCAGACTATATGGAGATAATCTTAAAATTATTACAAGTATTTACTACAGCTATTTCAATAATCTTGTTTCAGAAGTCCGCGGTACTTTCGAAGGCAGAAATGCAACATTCAAAACAAACATTGGTGAAGCAAGAATATATGGATTTGATCTTAGCTCTGAATTTAACTTTATCAATGATTATGTTTTTTATACAGCGTTTTCTTATACCAAAGGTGATGATGTTACAAGCGGAGGAAATCTGTCTGAGATTCCGCCATTAAACGGAACTGCGGGAATTAAATTTAACTTATTTGATTTTGCCAATGCAGATATCTCATCTACACTATTTGCTGAGCAGGGTGATGTTGCACCAGGTGAATTAAAAACTCCGGGTTATGTAATTTTTAATTGTGCTTTTTCATCTGTGCCAATAGACTTTACAACGGTAAAAGTGAGAGTATTTGCTGGTATTGATAATCTATTTGACAAATCATACCGTAATCACCTTTCAACTACAAGAGGTAATTTAACAATTGAACCGGGCAGAAATATTTTTGCTAAATTAGCAGTGGAGTTTTAA